The Plutella xylostella chromosome 12, ilPluXylo3.1, whole genome shotgun sequence genome includes a window with the following:
- the LOC105383268 gene encoding malate dehydrogenase, cytoplasmic has protein sequence MAAPIKVVITGAAGQIAYSLVYQVASGAVFGPAQPVVLHLLDIAPMMGVLEGVVMELADCALPLLAGVVPTANPEEAFRDVAAAFLVGAMPRKEGMERKDLLSANVRIFKEQGQALDKVARKDVRVLVVGNPANTNALICSKYAPSIPKENFTAMTRLDQNRAQSQLAAKLGVPVQDVKNVIIWGNHSSTQFPDASNAIVKIGGADKPVPAAINDDAYLKSTFVSTVQKRGAAVIAARKMSSALSAAKAASDHMRDWFLGTGDRWVSMGVVSDGSYGTPKDIVFSFPVTVSNGKWKIVEGLTISDFARQQLDITGKELAEEKQDALDVCKD, from the exons ATG GCAGCGCCAATCAAAGTGGTGATCACGGGGGCGGCGGGCCAGATCGCGTACTCGCTGGTGTACCAGGTGGCGTCGGGCGCCGTGTTCGGGCCCGCGCAGCCCGTGGTGCTGCACCTGCTGGACATCGCGCCCATGATGGGCGTGCTCGAGGGCGTGGTGATGGAGCTGGCGGACTGCGCGCTGCCGCTGCTGGCCGGTGTGGTCCCCACCGCCAACCCCGAGGAGGCCTTCCGCGACGTCGCCGCCGCCTTCCTCGTCGGCGCCATGCCCCGCAAGGAGGGCATGGAGCGCAAGGACCTGCTCTCCGCCAACGTCCGCATCTTCAAGGAACAAGGACAGGCCCTCGACAAGGTCGCGCGCAAGGACGTCCGCGTCCTCGTCGTCGGAAACCCAGCTAACACCAACGCACTCATCTGCTCCAAATACGCCCCCTCCATCCCCAAGGAGAACTTCACTGCCATGACCAGGCTCGACCAGAACCGAGCACAGTCTCAGCTTGCAGCCAAGCTGGGAGTGCCCGTACAGGATGTCAAGAATGTCATCATCTGGGGCAACCACTCCTCCACTCAGTTCCCGGATGCCAGCAACGCTATTGTCAAAATTGGTGGAGCTGACAAACCTGTCCCTGCAGCTATCAACGATGATGCCTACTTGAAGTCTACATTTGTCTCAACAGTACAGAAGCGTGGAGCGGCTGTCATTGCCGCCAGGAAGATGTCCTCAGCTCTATCCGCTGCTAAGGCTGCATCAGACCACATGAGGGATTGGTTCCTGGGTACCGGAGACCGCTGGGTAAGCATGGGAGTTGTATCAGATGGATCATACGGCACACCTAAGGATATTGTATTCTCATTCCCTGTGACTGTCAGCAATGGCAAGTGGAAGATCGTGGAGGGTCTGACCATCTCGGACTTTGCCCGCCAACAGCTTGACATCACTGGCAAGGAGTTGGCTGAAGAGAAGCAGGACGCTTTAGACGTCTGCAAAGATTGA
- the LOC105383266 gene encoding leucine-rich PPR motif-containing protein, mitochondrial produces MSSLLRSTKLVRYFAGAARTLILNSAKTAEANLLINSKAICVANNVLMRDYATSKKTESLEPLLQRLDNEVRRFGRISKRDIDEVFDEIRGKHDITSSQSLLVIRCCGDLVPEELPEQRTLLVQKIWSVLTERGVPMDISHYNALLRVYIENEHPFSPAEFLNELEQKGLQPNRVTYQRLMWRYCQEGDVEGATKVLEKMRELSLPVSEPVLNALVMGHAFHGDTEGARAVLETMAGAGLQPSNRTYALLACGHARKGDIQGVEAVLQTAKDKDVVIDDKDVLDIIEALAVGGHGDKVEHMYEHLQKGYGFVQELCSLILRLINKGHVEVAKAVMKAMPGVQESDKHLYTGAFFVKQLMKVQKTPENVIKVCRELQDDGTIPNALFIATEAALAQGSTEIALLLFKELEKNGTEIRQHFYWPLLVQKGKENDEEGLIHLLREMSQQGMAPSGETLRDYVLPYMLNKDTPQNVVVKLQIANISHIHSSRNIMSQLLDMGKIKEAAEVALIYKPFGQYNLLVRPLTNAVGKTKDIKSFVDILHVISSKPLVIEEDSNPDEDARPADGKNDAHQIGRIVINAIKNLSADLYEELLTEVHSRGLRISTESAEGIQQYLGQKLTSGISERLAQLTSSEQELTPLSSVRRGARSLPVTPERRSADLERLIAQNKGGNAARYQKQLLSLYVQENEVEKLNNFLKNLESENFELTNSTIAQLVEFYALNGDLEKALELKKRLDACDPQFMLNTYKLVVIANAFVKANRFEDAVAFLMENNPETKDGSSFSVNSKCWQILNSLAEKKEAEKVKELTKVLINRGYIEPSNVLLGPSIKVHLLRDDVDSALQEFEQASKQYRCTPWKGELMKALILKEDASKLQWLADLSTQIHGEVNILHDLVLAFVECGRLRQARRILETPGLQARSRRLRDACERYVQEGKPEYLEGLLEATKELNHIDRSNIYYHLLQSYCKADQTDKALGLWTLLQEEGEVPSEDFLKYLANHLKQNNRDIPFAIPNEPAKPKKEKKQNNADNDALVTKKNVTKAIETSVQAGNLNEAVDQALASLKVGVLPKPTVLKYLLKSLALEGEVNEIEKIGFFLNENARRNVTYDDKRTLAVFTKGDGAAHVDALLQKVTQANTEEELSDALKQFPRSNALQCVVKNSELLEKCHKIAELAATKGNYLPANLLWMEYILTGKDKEADALWNNYLIKAESIAYRRLMQESHLNNSPQQVDRLISCLKTNKNITSAVLGNAYSRLINLHLSHGNTEDAKGSLQKAMSEGINIDHINVTTLKKLKSAQEAIGQEFKYNIKSESS; encoded by the exons ATGTCGTCGCTTTTACGTTCAACTAAACTTGTGCGGTATTTTGCTGGTGCGGCGAGAACTCTCATACTCAACTCGGCTAAAACTGCCGAAGCTAATTTACTAATTAACTCTAAAGCTATTTGCGTAGCTaacaa TGTTTTAATGCGAGATTATGCAACCTCAAAGAAGACTGAAAGCCTAGAGCCCCTGCTACAGAGGCTTGACAATGAAGTACGGAGATTTGGCCGGATCAGCAAGAGAGATATTGATGAAGTGTTTGATGAGATTCGAGGCAAACATGACATTACCAGCTCACAATCATTATTGGTTATCAGATGTTGTG gTGATTTGGTGCCAGAAGAGCTGCCTGAACAAAGGACTCTTTTGGTCCAGAAGATTTGGTCTGTCCTCACTGAGAGAGGTGTACCGATGGACATCTCACACTACAATGCTCTCTTGAGAGTTTACATTGAAAATGAGCATCCTTTCTCACCCGCCGAATTCTTAAATGAATTGGAGCAGAAAGGATTACAGCCTAACAG GGTAACATACCAAAGACTGATGTGGCGTTACTGCCAAGAAGGAGATGTGGAGGGTGCAACAAAAGTATTGGAGAAAATGAGAGAGCTCAGCCTTCCCGTGTCAGAGCCGGTTCTGAATGCCCTGGTGATGGGCCACGCCTTCCACGGAGACACGGAGGGGGCCCGGGCAGTCCTGGAAACCATGGCAGGAGCTGGGCTCCAACCATCCAACAGAACTTATGCCCTTCTTGCCTGCGGTCACGCAAGGAAAGGAGATATTCAAGGAGTGGAGGCAGTACTCCAAACTGCTAAAGACAAAGATGTGGTTATTGATGATAAG GATGTTCTGGacatcatagaagcattaGCTGTTGGTGGGCACGGAGACAAGGTGGAGCACATGTATGAGCATCTTCAGAAAGGGTATGGCTTTGTACAAGAACTGTGCTCCCTCATTTTGAGACTCATCAACAAAGGGCATGTGGAAGTTGCTAAAGCGGTCATGAAGGCTATGCCAGGTGTTCAAGAATCTGACAAACATTTATACACGGGGGCCTTCTTTGTTAAGCAGTTAATGAAAGTCCAAAAGACGCCAGAAAATGTAATCAAAGTTTGTAGAGAGTTGCAAGACGATGGAACCATTCCTAACGCTTTGTTCATAGCGACCGAGGCTGCTCTGGCACAGGGTTCCACTGAAATAGCTTTGTTATTGTTCAAAGAACTTGAGAAGAATGGAACTGAAATAAGACAGCATTTCTACTGGCCCTTGTTGGTGCAAAAAGGTAAAGAAAATGATGAGGAAGGCCTTATCCACCTCCTGCGAGAGATGTCGCAGCAAGGAATGGCTCCATCAGGGGAAACGCTTCGTGACTATGTCCTGCCCTACATGCTAAACAAAGATACACCACAAAATGTCGTCGTCAAACTCCAAATCGCCAACATCTCGCATATACACAGTTCCAGAAACATAATGTCTCAACTCCTAGACATGGGAAAGATCAAGGAGGCAGCTGAAGTTGCTCTCATTTACAAGCCATTCGGTCAATACAACCTACTGGTACGTCCTCTGACAAACGCCGTAGGGAAGACTAAGGACATCAAGTCGTTTGTGGACATCCTCCACGTCATCAGCAGCAAACCGCTGGTGATAGAAGAGGATTCTAATCCAGACGAAGACGCCAGGCCTGCCGATGGCAAAAACGACGCTCACCAAATCGGCCGCATTGTTATTAATGCGATTAAAAACCTGTCCGCTGACTTGTACGAAGAACTCCTAACCGAGGTCCACTCGCGCGGGCTCCGCATCAGCACCGAGTCAGCTGAGGGCATTCAGCAGTATTTGGGCCAGAAACTCACGAGTGGTATATCGGAGAGGTTAGCCCAACTGACGTCGTCAGAGCAGGAGTTGACCCCGCTGAGCTCGGTGCgtcgcggcgcgcgctcgcTGCCCGTCACCCCTGAGCGCCGCTCCGCCGACCTGGAACGACTGATAGCTCAGAACAAGGGAGGCAACGCGGCTCGCTACCAGAAACAACTGCTCTCCCTCTACGTGCAAGAGAATGAGGTGGAAAAACTCAACAACTTCTTGAAGAATCTCGAATCGGAAAACTTTGAGTTAACAAACTCTACGATCGCGCAACTTGTCGAGTTCTACGCGCTGAATGGCGACCTGGAAAAGGCGTTGGAGTTGAAGAAGAGGCTAGACGCTTGCGATCCACAGTTCATGCTCAACACATACAAACTTGTAGTGATAGCTAACGCGTTTGTCAAAGCGAATAGGTTTGAAGATGCCGTGGCGTTCCTTATGGAAAATAATCCGGAGACCAAGGATGGCTCTTCGTTTTCGGTCAACTCGAAATGCTGGCAGATATTGAATAGCTTAGCGGAGAAAAAAGAAGCAGAAAag GTCAAAGAGTTAACCAAAGTGTTAATAAATAGGGGCTACATCGAGCCATCGAATGTGCTCCTAGGTCCGTCAATAAAGGTGCACCTACTCCGAGACGATGTGGACTCGGCCCTACAAGAGTTTGAGCAAGCCAGCAAGCAGTACCGATGCACCCCGTGGAAAGGAGAACTGATGAAAGCGCTGATATTGAAGGAAGACGCTTCGAAGCTGCAGTGGCTGGCCGATCTTAGCACGCAG ATCCACGGCGAGGTGAACATCCTGCACGACCTGGTGCTAGCGTTCGTGGAGTGCGGGCGGCTGCGGCAGGCGCGGCGCATCCTCGAGACGCCGGGGCTGCAGGCGCGCTCGCGCCGGCTGCGGGACGCCTGCGAGCGATATGTGCAG GAAGGCAAGCCGGAGTACCTAGAAGGCCTCCTCGAGGCAACAAAGGAGCTCAACCACATCGACCGTTCCAACATTTACTACCACCTCCTGCAGTCCTACTGCAAGGCGGACCAGACAGACAAGGCGTTAGGACTATGGACCTTGCTGCAAGAAGAGGGAGAGGTCCCCAGCGAAGACTTTCTCAAGTACCTCGCTAATCACCTCAAGCAGAACAACAGAGACATCCCCTTCGCTATTCCCAATGAGCCCGCCAAACcgaagaaagaaaagaaacagaaTAATGCCGATAATGACGCCTTGGTTACTAAGAAAAACGTGACCAAAGCCATAGAGACGTCCGTCCAAGCAGGGAACCTAAACGAGGCGGTCGACCAAGCGCTGGCGTCCCTCAAAGTGggagtgctgcctaaacccaCAGTCTTGAAGTACCTGCTCAAATCCTTGGCCTTAGAAGGAGAAGTGAACGAGATCGAAAAGATTGGCTTCTTCTTGAATGAGAACGCGAGACGTAATGTCACGTACGATGACAAGCGCACTCTGGCGGTGTTCACGAAGGGCGACGGCGCGGCGCACGTCGACGCGTTGCTACAGAAGGTCACACAAGCGAACACGGAGGAAGAGCTTAGTGATGCACTGAAACAGTTCCCTCGAAGCAACGCCCTGCAATGCGTCGTCAAAAACTCTGAGCTACTAGAGAAAT GTCATAAGATCGCCGAGCTGGCGGCGACAAAAGGCAATTATTTACCTGCAAACCTGCTGTGGATGGAGTACATACTAACAGGCAAAGACAAAGAAGCAGACGCCCTATGGAACAACTACCTGATCAAAGCCGAGAGCATTGCCTACAGACGACTAATGCAAGAGAGCCACTTAAATAACTCTCCACAACAGGTCGACAGACTAATCAGTTGCTTGAAAACGAACAAGAACATCACTTCGGCAGTATTAGGAAATGCATACTCAAGGTTAATAAACCTACACCTATCGCATGGTAACACAGAGGACGCCAAAGGATCACTGCAAAAAGCGATGTCAGAAGGCATCAACATTGACCACATCAACGTTACCACATTGAAGAAATTAAAGAGTGCACAGGAAGCCATTGGACAAGAGTTCAAGTACAATATTAAGTCAGAATCCAGCtag